The genomic window GATGCCGCGTTCGCGGCGGCATCCCAGTTCATCCACTTCGCCTGCACCTCCGAGGACATCAACAATCTCTGCCACGCGCTGATGCTGGCCGGGACGCGCGACCAGGTGCTGCTCCCGGCCCTGGACACGCTCATCGGCCGCCTGCGCGCGCTTGCCCACGCGCTTGCCGACGCCGCGATGCTCGCCCGCACGCACGGCCAACCCGCCTCGCCCACCACGATGGGCAAGGAGATCGCAAACGTCGTCCATCGCCTGCAGCGCGCCCGCGGCAGACTCGCCGCGGTGGAGATCACTGGCAAGATCAACGGCGCGGTGGGGAACTACAACGCGCACGTGGTCGCGTACCCGCAGATCGACTGGGAAGGGTTCGCGCGCAGGTTCGTCGAATCGCTCGGGCTGGTGTTCAACCCGTACACCATCCAGATCGAGCCGCACGATGCGATCGCCGAGCTGCTCGACGCCTGCGCCCACGTCAACACGATCCTGATCGACCTCGACCGGGACATCTGGGGCTACGTGTCGCTCGGCTACTTCCGCCAGCGGACCAAGGCCGGCGAGGTCGGCTCCTCCACCATGCCGCACAAGGTGAACCCGATCGACTTCGAGAACTCGGAGGGCAATCTCGGCATCGCGAACGCGCTCATGCGTCATCTCGCCGACAAGCTTCCGATCTCGCGCTGGCAGCGTGAC from Acidobacteriota bacterium includes these protein-coding regions:
- the purB gene encoding adenylosuccinate lyase, producing the protein MNFQPLLALSPLDGRYHSKTEPLRAYFTELALIRLRLLVEVEWLKALASDRTIAELPAFSPSTIGALDRIVADFCLADGERVKAIEAETNHDVKAIEYFLREKLAGDAAFAAASQFIHFACTSEDINNLCHALMLAGTRDQVLLPALDTLIGRLRALAHALADAAMLARTHGQPASPTTMGKEIANVVHRLQRARGRLAAVEITGKINGAVGNYNAHVVAYPQIDWEGFARRFVESLGLVFNPYTIQIEPHDAIAELLDACAHVNTILIDLDRDIWGYVSLGYFRQRTKAGEVGSSTMPHKVNPIDFENSEGNLGIANALMRHLADKLPISRWQRDLTDSTVLRNLGVVFGHTLLAWDACLRGLGKLALDPARLAQDLDESWEVLAEPIQTVMRRHGIADAYEQLKTLTRGQAGMDRATLHAFIAGLAIPEADRARLLALTPATYIGRAADLARRI